A DNA window from Zonotrichia leucophrys gambelii isolate GWCS_2022_RI chromosome 15, RI_Zleu_2.0, whole genome shotgun sequence contains the following coding sequences:
- the HORMAD2 gene encoding HORMA domain-containing protein 2 isoform X2, whose amino-acid sequence MAVQQLVKQKKKPSKEAVLFPESITTEQQSLVLVKRLLAISVSCITYMRGLFPESSYGTRYLDDLCLKILREDKSCLGSLQIVKWIQGCFDALEKQYLHVAVLAIYTNPETVTEMYQFKFKYKNKVPQMDISSNHREFVAGLCSKDVKHASRLLLRTLYLLMQDLGPLPNDITLSMKLLYYNHVTPKDYQPPGFKEDGSPGDLLFAGDPINLKVGSVSTDFHLMKIRVTTEKKRVKKADNTLIQKNGPTEISHQGLDCEEDEEESTENHPCPVRADSNEHEGDISGTHPGSKKRGIKEETNRMPCSRACQEINLLNLAFSQEEVIGPEKKRKVSEPEKLPLKAGNYVRSDTQYIWKV is encoded by the exons ATGGCTGTTCAGCAGCTAgtcaagcaaaagaaaaagcccTCTAag GAGGCAGTGCTGTTCCCTGAGAGCatcaccacagagcagcagtcCCTGGTGCTGGTGAAAAGGCTCCTGGccatctctgtgtcctgcaTTACCTACATGAGGGGGCTGTTCCCTGAGAGCTCCTACGGCACTCGCTATCTGGATG ACCTCTGTCTGAAAATTCTGCGAGAAGATAAAAGCTGTCTGGGATCATTGCAGATAGTCAAATG GATTCAAGGTTGTTTTGATGCTTTGGAGAAGCAGTAT CTACACGTGGCTGTCCTTGCA ATTTACACCAATCCTGAG ACAGTCACTGAAATGTATCAATTCAAATTCAAGTACAAAAACAAGGTGCCCCAGATGGACATCAGCAG CAACCACAGGGAGTTTGTGGCCGGGCTGTGCAGCAAGGATGTCAAACATGCCAGCAGGCTCCTGCTCAGGACCCTGTACCTGCTCATGCAGGACCTGGGGCCACTGCCCAATGACATCACCCTGAGCATGAAACTCCTCTACTACAACCATG tCACTCCCAAGGATTACCAGCCCCCTGGCTTCAAGGAagatggcagccctggggacctCTTGTTTGCTGGGGATCCCATCAACCTGAAAGTGGGCTCAGTCTCCACTGATTTCCACCTCATGAAAATCAGAGTGACAACTGAGAAGAAGAGGGTGAAGAAGGCTGACAACACCCTGATCCAGAAGAATGGCCCTACTGAGATCTCCCACCAAGGGCTGGActgtgaggaagatgaggaggagagcacagag AATCATCCTTGCCCTGTCAGAGCAGATTCAAATGAGCATGAAGGGGATATAAGTGGCACCCATCCAG GTAGCAAGAAGAGAGGAATCAAGGAGGAGACAAACAGGATGCCTTGCTCAAGGGCTTGTCAGGAG ATAAACCTCCTGAACCTTGCCTTCAGCCAGGAAGAGGTAATAGGAcctgagaagaaaaggaaggtcAGTGAACCAGAgaagctgcctctgaaagcaGGAAATTATGTTCGTTCTGACACACAATACATTTGGAAGGTGTGA
- the HORMAD2 gene encoding HORMA domain-containing protein 2 isoform X1 encodes MAVQQLVKQKKKPSKEAVLFPESITTEQQSLVLVKRLLAISVSCITYMRGLFPESSYGTRYLDDLCLKILREDKSCLGSLQIVKWIQGCFDALEKQYLHVAVLAIYTNPETVTEMYQFKFKYKNKVPQMDISSNHREFVAGLCSKDVKHASRLLLRTLYLLMQDLGPLPNDITLSMKLLYYNHVTPKDYQPPGFKEDGSPGDLLFAGDPINLKVGSVSTDFHLMKIRVTTEKKRVKKADNTLIQKNGPTEISHQGLDCEEDEEESTENHPCPVRADSNEHEGDISGTHPGRKTEASSLCLEEKGSKKRGIKEETNRMPCSRACQEINLLNLAFSQEEVIGPEKKRKVSEPEKLPLKAGNYVRSDTQYIWKV; translated from the exons ATGGCTGTTCAGCAGCTAgtcaagcaaaagaaaaagcccTCTAag GAGGCAGTGCTGTTCCCTGAGAGCatcaccacagagcagcagtcCCTGGTGCTGGTGAAAAGGCTCCTGGccatctctgtgtcctgcaTTACCTACATGAGGGGGCTGTTCCCTGAGAGCTCCTACGGCACTCGCTATCTGGATG ACCTCTGTCTGAAAATTCTGCGAGAAGATAAAAGCTGTCTGGGATCATTGCAGATAGTCAAATG GATTCAAGGTTGTTTTGATGCTTTGGAGAAGCAGTAT CTACACGTGGCTGTCCTTGCA ATTTACACCAATCCTGAG ACAGTCACTGAAATGTATCAATTCAAATTCAAGTACAAAAACAAGGTGCCCCAGATGGACATCAGCAG CAACCACAGGGAGTTTGTGGCCGGGCTGTGCAGCAAGGATGTCAAACATGCCAGCAGGCTCCTGCTCAGGACCCTGTACCTGCTCATGCAGGACCTGGGGCCACTGCCCAATGACATCACCCTGAGCATGAAACTCCTCTACTACAACCATG tCACTCCCAAGGATTACCAGCCCCCTGGCTTCAAGGAagatggcagccctggggacctCTTGTTTGCTGGGGATCCCATCAACCTGAAAGTGGGCTCAGTCTCCACTGATTTCCACCTCATGAAAATCAGAGTGACAACTGAGAAGAAGAGGGTGAAGAAGGCTGACAACACCCTGATCCAGAAGAATGGCCCTACTGAGATCTCCCACCAAGGGCTGGActgtgaggaagatgaggaggagagcacagag AATCATCCTTGCCCTGTCAGAGCAGATTCAAATGAGCATGAAGGGGATATAAGTGGCACCCATCCAGGTAGAAAAACAGAAGCATCTTCTTTATGCCTTGAAGAGAAAG GTAGCAAGAAGAGAGGAATCAAGGAGGAGACAAACAGGATGCCTTGCTCAAGGGCTTGTCAGGAG ATAAACCTCCTGAACCTTGCCTTCAGCCAGGAAGAGGTAATAGGAcctgagaagaaaaggaaggtcAGTGAACCAGAgaagctgcctctgaaagcaGGAAATTATGTTCGTTCTGACACACAATACATTTGGAAGGTGTGA